The proteins below come from a single Eubacterium limosum genomic window:
- a CDS encoding ABC transporter ATP-binding protein → MKITIRNLSFGYRKTCILKGVNIEVAPGRLCVLLGANGAGKSTLIKCVNGILKPEKGEIYLDSTDLLRLPQKEKSKLIGYVPQSTEVEDSGLNVFEMVLSGRVPHMKGKMKDADYEIVRSVLEKMSLSDYSTKLLNQLSGGERQRVFIARALAQEPVVMLLDEPTSNLDLRYQLETMEIVRGLCQDKGMTIMAVIHDVNTAVTFADQVVLMKDGNIHATGHPDEILNTESLEHIFDVRVEFAAYQDKQYVIPKRCAG, encoded by the coding sequence ATGAAAATTACAATCAGAAATTTAAGCTTTGGCTATCGAAAAACCTGTATTTTAAAAGGCGTTAACATCGAGGTGGCGCCGGGAAGGCTGTGCGTGCTGCTGGGGGCAAACGGGGCCGGTAAAAGCACGCTGATCAAGTGTGTCAACGGGATCCTGAAGCCCGAAAAAGGGGAGATATACCTGGATAGCACCGACCTTCTGAGGCTGCCGCAAAAGGAAAAATCCAAGCTCATCGGCTATGTGCCCCAGAGCACCGAGGTGGAGGACAGCGGCCTGAATGTTTTTGAGATGGTGCTGTCCGGGCGTGTGCCCCATATGAAGGGTAAGATGAAGGACGCCGATTATGAGATTGTACGGTCCGTTCTTGAGAAAATGTCGCTCAGCGATTACAGCACCAAGCTTTTAAACCAGCTGAGCGGCGGCGAGCGGCAGCGGGTTTTTATCGCCCGCGCCCTGGCCCAGGAGCCTGTGGTCATGCTTCTGGACGAACCCACCAGCAACCTGGATTTGCGGTACCAGCTGGAAACCATGGAGATTGTCCGGGGCCTCTGCCAGGATAAGGGAATGACGATTATGGCGGTTATCCATGACGTCAACACCGCGGTCACCTTCGCTGACCAGGTGGTGCTCATGAAGGACGGGAACATCCACGCCACCGGACATCCCGACGAAATTCTGAACACAGAAAGTCTGGAGCATATTTTTGATGTCCGCGTCGAATTCGCGGCCTATCAGGACAAGCAGTATGTGATTCCCAAGCGGTGCGCGGGTTAA
- a CDS encoding glucose-6-phosphate isomerase — translation MSIRFDYSYAGLSQEEFDNKAAQISLADKMLKEKTGAGSDFLGWYDYPVAYDKEEYARIKKAAEKIKGSCDAFIVIGIGGSYLGSKAVITALTSTFFNEETDRKAPKIYFAGENISGKYMKDLIDLVKDQDICVNVISKSGTTTEPAIAFRFFKEMLEKKYGKDGAKDRIFATTDKERGALKFLADQEGYETFVIPDDVGGRYSVYSAVGLLPIAVAGIDIDAFMDGAKSGYEEYGVDSLADNACYQYTLYRSCLYNRGKAIEILVDYEPSLRYFSEWWKQLYGESDGKDGKGLFPASVHFSTDLHSVGQIIQDGHKNIFETILAVDELDGDMMVGHEEADLDGLNYLENRTMQDVNEKAFLGTLLAHVDGDVPNGIIYLSKLDAFHIGKLVYFFEKACGLGGYLLGVNPFNQPGVEAYKKNMFALLHKPGYEELTEALEKRLPNK, via the coding sequence ATGAGTATTCGATTTGATTATTCCTATGCGGGACTGTCTCAGGAAGAATTTGACAACAAGGCGGCACAGATCAGCCTGGCGGACAAAATGTTAAAGGAAAAAACAGGCGCTGGCAGTGATTTTTTAGGCTGGTATGATTACCCGGTGGCTTATGATAAGGAAGAGTATGCCCGTATCAAAAAAGCGGCTGAAAAAATCAAGGGTTCCTGCGATGCGTTTATCGTCATTGGCATCGGCGGCTCCTACCTGGGCTCTAAGGCTGTTATTACCGCGCTTACGAGTACTTTTTTCAATGAAGAAACAGACCGAAAAGCTCCTAAAATTTATTTCGCCGGTGAAAACATCAGCGGCAAATATATGAAAGACCTCATCGACCTGGTCAAGGATCAGGATATCTGTGTCAATGTTATCTCTAAATCCGGCACCACGACCGAGCCGGCCATCGCTTTCCGTTTCTTTAAGGAAATGCTGGAAAAGAAATACGGGAAGGACGGCGCCAAGGACCGTATCTTTGCCACCACAGACAAGGAGAGGGGCGCCCTTAAGTTCCTGGCCGACCAGGAGGGCTATGAAACCTTTGTGATTCCGGACGATGTGGGCGGCCGTTACTCGGTTTACAGCGCTGTCGGCCTGCTGCCCATCGCTGTCGCGGGGATTGATATCGACGCTTTCATGGACGGTGCCAAATCCGGCTATGAAGAATACGGCGTGGATTCTCTTGCCGATAACGCCTGCTACCAGTACACCCTTTACAGAAGCTGCCTGTACAACCGCGGCAAGGCCATTGAGATCCTGGTGGATTACGAGCCCTCCCTGCGCTACTTCTCCGAGTGGTGGAAACAGCTTTACGGCGAGAGCGACGGCAAGGATGGCAAGGGCCTGTTCCCGGCGTCTGTCCATTTCTCGACTGACCTGCACTCTGTGGGGCAGATTATCCAGGACGGCCATAAAAATATTTTTGAAACCATTCTGGCAGTGGACGAGCTGGACGGCGATATGATGGTGGGGCATGAGGAAGCAGACCTGGACGGCCTGAACTACCTCGAAAACCGCACCATGCAGGACGTCAATGAAAAGGCCTTTTTGGGCACACTGCTGGCGCATGTCGACGGCGATGTGCCAAACGGCATCATCTACCTGTCCAAGCTGGACGCTTTCCACATCGGCAAGCTGGTCTACTTCTTTGAAAAGGCCTGCGGCCTGGGCGGCTACCTCCTGGGCGTTAATCCCTTTAACCAGCCGGGTGTCGAAGCTTACAAGAAAAATATGTTTGCCCTGCTTCACAAGCCAGGCTACGAGGAGCTGACCGAAGCGCTGGAAAAACGCCTTCCCAACAAATAA
- a CDS encoding sodium-dependent transporter has translation MEKNENQMSESRHTHQNGGFTNSLGFVLACVGSAVGLGNIWMFPYRVGQYGGGAFLVPYILFIVIFGLVGLSAEFAIGRRAKTGTLGAYEYCFNKIGKGKLGYILGWIPLLGSLGIAIGYAIIVGWIIRALAGSVTGAILNTDAAVYFSQATGNFGSVPWHVLVIVIAAGILMFGATKGIEKINKVLMPSFFILFAILAIRVAFLPGAVEGYKFLFMPEWSDLLKVDTWVMAMGQTFFSLSITGSGMIVYGTYLNKSEDIPKASMRTAMFDTLAAMLAALAIMPAVFAFGIEPNAGPPLIFITLPNIFKQMPFGQLFAAVFFLSVAFAGITSLINMFEAVSESLQTRFKLPRKAAVAICAGVALLVGIFLEAEPNVGSWMDFITIIVVPFGAVLGAVSIYYVLGYRDIKQELELGREKPLGAYFGPLAKYVYVPLAVVVFILGLVYGGIG, from the coding sequence ATGGAAAAAAACGAAAATCAGATGTCCGAGAGCAGGCATACCCATCAGAACGGCGGCTTTACCAACAGCCTTGGGTTTGTGCTGGCCTGTGTTGGCTCCGCCGTTGGGCTCGGCAATATCTGGATGTTTCCCTACCGGGTAGGGCAGTACGGGGGCGGCGCATTTTTAGTGCCTTATATTTTATTTATTGTTATTTTCGGCCTGGTGGGCCTCTCAGCAGAGTTCGCCATCGGCCGGCGCGCAAAAACCGGAACCCTGGGAGCCTATGAGTATTGTTTTAATAAAATCGGAAAAGGGAAGCTGGGTTACATTCTGGGCTGGATTCCGCTGCTGGGATCTCTTGGGATTGCCATCGGCTATGCCATTATCGTGGGGTGGATCATCCGCGCCCTGGCCGGTTCGGTCACCGGCGCCATCCTCAACACAGACGCGGCGGTTTACTTCAGCCAGGCGACAGGCAATTTCGGCAGTGTGCCGTGGCACGTGCTGGTCATTGTCATCGCAGCGGGCATTCTCATGTTCGGGGCCACTAAGGGGATCGAGAAGATCAACAAGGTTTTAATGCCGTCCTTCTTTATTCTCTTTGCCATCCTGGCCATCCGCGTGGCCTTTCTTCCGGGTGCGGTCGAGGGATATAAATTTCTGTTTATGCCGGAATGGAGTGATCTGCTGAAGGTAGATACCTGGGTTATGGCCATGGGCCAGACGTTTTTCTCGCTGTCCATTACAGGCTCAGGCATGATCGTCTACGGTACCTATCTGAACAAATCCGAGGATATCCCCAAGGCCTCCATGCGGACGGCCATGTTCGACACCCTGGCGGCCATGCTGGCAGCGCTGGCTATTATGCCCGCTGTTTTTGCCTTTGGCATTGAGCCCAACGCGGGCCCGCCGCTTATCTTTATCACGCTGCCCAACATCTTTAAGCAGATGCCTTTCGGCCAGCTCTTCGCGGCGGTGTTTTTCCTGTCGGTGGCCTTTGCGGGCATTACCAGCCTCATCAATATGTTTGAGGCAGTGAGCGAATCGCTCCAGACCCGCTTCAAGCTGCCGCGCAAGGCCGCGGTTGCCATCTGTGCGGGTGTGGCGCTGCTCGTCGGGATTTTCCTTGAGGCAGAGCCGAATGTTGGCTCCTGGATGGATTTCATTACCATTATTGTCGTGCCCTTCGGCGCAGTGCTGGGCGCGGTGTCCATCTACTATGTCCTGGGCTACAGGGACATCAAGCAGGAGCTGGAGCTGGGAAGAGAAAAGCCCCTGGGCGCTTATTTCGGCCCACTCGCCAAGTATGTTTATGTGCCGCTGGCAGTGGTTGTATTTATACTCGGCCTGGTCTATGGCGGTATAGGCTGA
- the putP gene encoding sodium/proline symporter PutP: protein MSTILNPEFIIFVIYLIMLVGIGLYFYKKTSSIEGFLLGDRGLGSWVTAFSAQASDMSGWLLMGLPGAIYLGGMPEVWIGIGLCVGTILNWKFVAARLRTYTEKTDSLTLSTFFERRFKDPTGAIRVISALIILIFFTIYSSSGMVASGKLFQMMFGIDYTTAVLIGALVIVAYTFLGGFLAVCWTDLIQGILMIIAIVVVPILAMSHLGSMQPTLDAMAAQGLSMNLLGGGISVMAIISAASWGLGYFGQPHILVRFMGIKSIKELPKSMTIAIVWVIIALTGAIFVALLSIPLFPGLTDGAQETVFMLMIRKFFPPWIGGIFLAAIMAAIMSTIDSQLLVSSSALTEDLARIFFKKELTEKQSVNLGRLSVIIIAVIALFMALVPNSTVMGLVSYAWGGFGAAFGPLVLFGLYSKKTSWKAALSGMIVGTLTVIIWKQTGLGNTLYEIVPGFFLNVITILIVNAFSKPDETAETEFDEVLEEMKAIRAE from the coding sequence ATGAGTACGATATTAAATCCTGAATTTATTATTTTTGTGATCTATCTCATCATGCTGGTTGGCATAGGACTCTATTTCTACAAAAAGACCTCGAGCATTGAGGGGTTCCTTTTGGGAGACCGCGGTCTGGGCAGCTGGGTTACCGCCTTTTCTGCACAGGCCAGCGACATGAGCGGCTGGCTGCTGATGGGATTGCCCGGCGCCATTTACCTGGGCGGCATGCCCGAGGTATGGATCGGCATTGGCCTGTGTGTGGGGACAATTTTGAACTGGAAGTTCGTGGCCGCGCGCCTGCGGACCTACACAGAAAAAACCGATTCCCTGACCCTGTCCACCTTTTTTGAAAGACGGTTTAAAGACCCGACCGGAGCGATTCGTGTGATTTCTGCACTGATCATTTTAATCTTCTTTACCATTTATTCATCCTCCGGTATGGTGGCCTCCGGCAAGCTGTTCCAGATGATGTTCGGCATTGACTACACCACCGCGGTATTGATCGGCGCGCTGGTTATTGTGGCCTACACCTTCCTCGGCGGGTTCCTGGCTGTGTGCTGGACCGACCTGATCCAGGGGATTCTGATGATCATTGCCATTGTGGTGGTGCCGATTCTGGCCATGAGCCACCTTGGCAGCATGCAGCCCACCCTGGACGCCATGGCGGCCCAGGGCCTGAGCATGAACCTGCTGGGCGGGGGAATCTCGGTCATGGCCATTATTTCCGCTGCGTCCTGGGGTCTGGGTTATTTTGGCCAGCCTCATATCCTGGTCCGCTTTATGGGGATCAAGAGCATCAAGGAGCTGCCAAAATCCATGACCATTGCCATTGTCTGGGTCATCATCGCCCTGACCGGCGCGATTTTTGTAGCTTTATTGTCCATTCCGCTGTTCCCTGGCCTGACAGATGGCGCCCAGGAAACCGTGTTTATGCTCATGATCCGCAAATTTTTCCCACCGTGGATCGGGGGGATTTTCCTGGCGGCGATCATGGCGGCCATTATGTCCACCATTGATTCACAGCTGCTGGTTTCCTCCTCGGCCCTCACCGAGGACCTGGCCCGCATTTTCTTTAAAAAGGAGCTGACAGAAAAGCAGAGTGTGAATCTGGGACGGCTGTCGGTAATCATCATCGCAGTCATCGCCCTGTTCATGGCGCTGGTGCCAAACTCCACGGTTATGGGGCTGGTCTCCTACGCGTGGGGCGGCTTTGGCGCGGCCTTTGGCCCGCTGGTGCTCTTTGGCCTGTATTCTAAGAAAACAAGCTGGAAAGCGGCCCTGTCGGGTATGATTGTCGGGACGCTGACGGTCATTATCTGGAAGCAGACCGGACTTGGCAATACCTTGTATGAGATCGTGCCAGGATTTTTCCTGAATGTGATCACCATCCTGATCGTCAATGCCTTCTCCAAACCGGATGAGACAGCAGAAACAGAATTCGACGAAGTGCTGGAAGAAATGAAAGCCATCAGGGCTGAATAA
- a CDS encoding MarR family winged helix-turn-helix transcriptional regulator produces the protein MDEKEMELYEKLSRLQWLIQRSRLKNHVKNGPVGDPTRGQGRVLAMLRIQPEISSKDLAYLLGIRQQSLNELLNKLEKKGYVTRVPSETDRRVMLVRLTEQGKQAQDQNSETDDAGIFDCLSPGEQDQFNAYLDRMIAAFEERCGDSMDDGTREWMRGACERMGKDQFERLMNMRMGGRSFGNHFGQGGPGFGPFGGFGRPGDPEDE, from the coding sequence ATGGACGAAAAAGAGATGGAATTATATGAGAAGCTGTCAAGGCTTCAGTGGCTGATACAGCGCAGCCGCCTGAAAAATCATGTTAAAAACGGCCCGGTGGGTGACCCGACACGGGGTCAGGGCAGAGTGCTGGCCATGCTCAGGATACAGCCTGAAATCAGCAGTAAGGATTTGGCCTATCTGCTGGGCATACGGCAGCAGTCCCTGAACGAGCTGCTGAACAAGCTGGAAAAGAAAGGCTATGTGACACGCGTACCCTCAGAGACAGACCGCAGGGTCATGCTTGTCCGCCTGACCGAGCAGGGAAAGCAGGCCCAGGACCAGAACAGCGAGACCGATGACGCCGGAATTTTTGACTGTCTGTCGCCCGGGGAACAAGACCAGTTTAACGCATACCTGGACCGGATGATCGCAGCCTTTGAGGAAAGGTGCGGAGACAGCATGGATGATGGCACCAGAGAATGGATGCGCGGCGCCTGTGAGCGTATGGGTAAAGACCAGTTTGAACGGCTCATGAACATGCGGATGGGCGGCCGCTCCTTTGGAAATCACTTTGGGCAGGGCGGCCCGGGCTTTGGACCCTTTGGCGGCTTTGGCAGACCTGGTGATCCAGAGGACGAATGA
- a CDS encoding VOC family protein — protein sequence MITGYYCTNIFSEQAKELIAFYTQMLEIPFIKTDDDNSNGVYLGFIENAPTLCIWDCKKCGVEPTGNQSFVFQTETLDLTMESLKKKGVSLSEAVRYDWGTYEVRLKDIDGNEIVIAEFV from the coding sequence ATGATAACAGGATACTACTGCACAAATATTTTTTCTGAGCAAGCGAAAGAGCTGATCGCGTTTTATACGCAAATGCTGGAGATCCCCTTTATTAAGACCGATGATGACAATTCAAATGGGGTTTATCTTGGTTTTATCGAAAACGCGCCCACTCTTTGTATATGGGACTGCAAAAAATGCGGCGTAGAGCCGACCGGGAATCAATCCTTTGTATTTCAAACAGAAACCCTTGATTTAACAATGGAAAGCCTGAAGAAAAAAGGGGTCTCCCTGTCGGAAGCTGTCCGATATGATTGGGGAACTTATGAGGTCCGCTTAAAGGATATTGACGGAAACGAGATCGTGATCGCTGAGTTTGTATGA
- a CDS encoding DeoR/GlpR family DNA-binding transcription regulator has protein sequence MIIIEQNDRFKCDRIMREAMFPIERREKIIENLEKNGSITVEALAQKLEVTPTTIRRDLKYLEDNDRITRTFGGAVVKEGLVEEIAVSQKASAYQAEKKRIAREAEKLVEDGQTIVLDAGTTNMELALLLARGTKQISVVTDDILIAARLLDAPLVDVHCTGGHVQKDVGVCLGGHAEAFFEGINADIAFLGASAVDVEKGVSSPSMEKAALKQQILECAREKVLLSDSSKFGRVSFAKICGIDRFDRIITDAGLDAESEARLMETEIEWIKA, from the coding sequence ATGATCATAATTGAACAGAATGACCGGTTCAAGTGTGACCGGATAATGAGAGAAGCCATGTTTCCAATAGAGAGAAGAGAAAAAATAATCGAAAACCTTGAGAAAAACGGCAGCATCACAGTTGAGGCGCTGGCCCAGAAGCTCGAGGTCACACCCACAACCATCCGAAGGGATCTGAAATACCTGGAGGATAACGACCGCATTACCCGTACCTTTGGCGGGGCGGTGGTAAAGGAAGGGCTGGTGGAGGAAATCGCGGTTTCCCAAAAAGCCAGCGCTTACCAGGCCGAGAAAAAGCGCATCGCCAGGGAAGCCGAAAAACTGGTGGAGGACGGACAGACCATTGTGCTGGACGCCGGCACCACCAATATGGAGCTGGCTCTGCTGCTGGCCCGCGGCACGAAGCAGATCAGCGTGGTGACCGATGATATCCTCATTGCTGCCAGGCTGCTGGATGCGCCCCTTGTGGACGTTCACTGTACCGGCGGCCATGTCCAGAAGGATGTGGGGGTATGCCTCGGCGGACACGCCGAAGCCTTTTTTGAAGGCATCAACGCAGACATCGCCTTTCTGGGGGCCAGCGCTGTGGATGTGGAAAAGGGCGTGAGCTCACCATCCATGGAAAAGGCGGCGCTGAAGCAGCAGATTCTGGAATGCGCCAGAGAAAAGGTGCTGCTGTCCGACAGCTCAAAGTTTGGCCGGGTCAGCTTTGCCAAAATCTGCGGGATTGACCGTTTCGACCGGATCATCACCGATGCGGGGCTGGACGCCGAGAGCGAAGCGCGGCTTATGGAAACAGAAATCGAATGGATTAAAGCATAG
- a CDS encoding four-carbon acid sugar kinase family protein encodes MARAVIIADDLTGANVTGALLRKNGYRFATFRHGVPVGPEVLAGYDAVAVSTDSRGIGAGSAYDRVKKTAQAFVLPEGCFYQKRIDSTLRGNIGAETDGLLDALGGEAVALVCAAYPDVDKLVAGGYLLIEGNLLERTGVSRDPKCPVTLSSVQAILEKQTRYPVGTVGMDVVSRGAEAIRGAVEALIRQGTRIISFDAVAGEDITAIAQAGTALDRPFITVDPGPLTLACLNAGKEQRTRRRVLMAIGSVVPIVRQQAAAFEAFFKTELVQADVLALLDENRRDAEKQRIFRALDACALHSDFVGIMTAKEEEDVLDLRETAARFGCDVETLSERIGAAIAELAAAYLEAHSREIQALYTSGGDITLGVCEALESAGICVLDEIEPFTMYGELIGGPYSGLPIVTKGGLAGKVETLRSAMSYLQIKLAEKE; translated from the coding sequence ATGGCAAGGGCAGTAATCATCGCCGACGATTTGACCGGGGCCAATGTTACCGGGGCCCTGCTCAGAAAAAACGGCTACCGTTTTGCGACTTTTCGGCACGGCGTGCCCGTCGGGCCTGAGGTTTTAGCAGGCTATGACGCCGTAGCTGTCAGCACAGACAGCCGGGGCATCGGGGCAGGTTCGGCCTACGACAGGGTGAAAAAGACAGCCCAGGCCTTTGTGCTTCCCGAGGGCTGTTTTTATCAAAAACGGATCGACAGCACCCTGCGGGGCAACATCGGCGCCGAGACGGACGGCCTGCTGGACGCCCTTGGCGGTGAAGCCGTCGCTCTTGTCTGCGCGGCTTACCCGGATGTGGATAAGCTGGTGGCCGGAGGCTATCTCTTAATTGAGGGAAACCTGCTGGAGCGTACCGGGGTCAGCAGGGACCCTAAATGCCCGGTGACCCTGTCGTCGGTCCAGGCTATACTGGAAAAACAAACCCGCTACCCGGTCGGCACTGTTGGTATGGACGTCGTGTCCAGGGGAGCGGAAGCCATCCGGGGTGCGGTAGAAGCGCTTATCCGGCAGGGCACGCGGATCATCAGTTTTGACGCGGTGGCGGGGGAGGACATCACCGCCATTGCCCAGGCGGGCACAGCCCTTGACCGTCCCTTTATCACGGTGGATCCGGGGCCGCTGACGCTGGCCTGCCTGAACGCGGGAAAGGAACAGCGCACCCGCAGGCGCGTGCTCATGGCCATTGGCAGCGTGGTGCCCATTGTCAGGCAGCAGGCAGCAGCCTTTGAAGCCTTTTTCAAAACCGAGCTGGTGCAGGCCGATGTGCTGGCCCTGCTGGATGAAAACCGCAGAGACGCCGAAAAACAGCGGATATTCAGAGCTTTGGACGCCTGCGCGCTGCACAGCGATTTTGTGGGCATTATGACCGCTAAAGAGGAAGAGGATGTGCTGGACCTCAGGGAGACCGCGGCGCGCTTTGGCTGTGATGTCGAGACCCTGTCCGAACGCATCGGGGCAGCCATCGCAGAGCTGGCCGCCGCGTATCTCGAGGCCCACAGCCGCGAGATACAGGCCCTTTATACCAGCGGCGGGGACATTACCCTGGGCGTGTGCGAAGCCCTGGAAAGCGCAGGCATCTGCGTGCTGGATGAGATCGAGCCCTTTACCATGTACGGAGAACTGATCGGCGGCCCTTACAGCGGCCTGCCCATTGTGACAAAAGGCGGACTGGCCGGAAAAGTGGAGACACTGCGCAGCGCCATGTCCTATTTACAGATAAAATTAGCCGAAAAGGAGTAA
- the pdxA gene encoding 4-hydroxythreonine-4-phosphate dehydrogenase PdxA, with protein MKPIIAIPMGDAAGIGPEITVRALADKMIQEIARCVVVGDKDVLEDAIRFSGVDLRIKCIEEPANGDYTPGVLNLIDLDNIDMNALKIGEIQAMTGQAAYEYIKKATELCLAHKADVLSTTAINKESLKLAEVPYIGHTEIVGALTGTKNPLTMFQVRNLRVFFLTRHVSLRKACDLVTKDSLLTFIRDCVKALEVLGVKNPKIAVAGLNPHSGEHGLFGTEEVDHVIPAVLEAKARGIDIEGPIGADSVFYQALNGRYDAVLSLYHDQGHIATKMVDFERTISITNGMPILRTSVDHGTALDIAGKGIASPVSMIEAIRLAVEYAPNFKRES; from the coding sequence ATGAAACCAATCATTGCAATACCTATGGGAGACGCGGCAGGCATCGGACCGGAGATTACCGTTCGGGCCCTGGCCGATAAGATGATACAGGAGATTGCCCGTTGCGTGGTCGTGGGCGATAAAGACGTGCTGGAGGACGCCATCCGCTTCAGCGGTGTGGACTTAAGGATCAAATGTATCGAGGAGCCGGCAAACGGCGACTACACACCCGGTGTTCTAAACCTGATCGACCTTGACAACATTGACATGAACGCCCTTAAAATCGGAGAAATCCAGGCCATGACCGGACAGGCGGCCTATGAGTATATTAAAAAAGCCACAGAGCTGTGCCTGGCCCACAAGGCGGACGTGCTGTCCACCACAGCCATTAACAAGGAATCCCTGAAGCTGGCAGAGGTGCCCTACATTGGGCATACCGAGATTGTGGGCGCGCTGACAGGGACAAAGAATCCGCTGACCATGTTCCAGGTCCGGAACCTGCGTGTGTTTTTCCTCACGCGCCACGTCTCACTGAGAAAGGCCTGTGATTTGGTGACAAAGGACAGCCTGCTCACATTTATCCGCGACTGTGTGAAAGCGCTGGAGGTGCTGGGTGTTAAGAACCCGAAAATCGCCGTGGCGGGCTTAAATCCCCACAGCGGTGAGCATGGCTTGTTTGGAACCGAGGAGGTCGACCATGTGATTCCGGCGGTTCTGGAGGCAAAGGCCAGAGGCATTGACATCGAAGGCCCCATCGGCGCGGATTCTGTCTTTTACCAGGCCTTAAACGGCCGCTACGACGCGGTGCTCTCCCTGTATCATGACCAGGGGCACATCGCCACAAAGATGGTGGATTTTGAGCGCACCATTTCCATTACCAACGGGATGCCCATACTGAGAACCTCAGTAGACCACGGCACAGCGCTGGACATTGCGGGTAAGGGCATTGCCAGCCCAGTCAGCATGATTGAGGCCATCCGCCTGGCCGTAGAGTACGCGCCCAATTTCAAGCGCGAGTCCTAA
- a CDS encoding cyclase family protein codes for MMQKFEKVFDMSQPVFHNCPGWPTYELTEVTYEAINPKDGFTAEVFKMNAHTATHLDAPFHFFPEGKKIDEMPIEGFQGEAVIIDLRGIAPDTGITSEHLKPYADKIKEGDIVLMNTGWCKKRAMTKEYYYQWPYLTGEGAEWLHEKGVKGVGIDGLSIGGWGPDKGPQPHVVLLSKEVWLLEEIDFPDEVMAYERVYFCCFPLKLQGFGGAPARAVAMV; via the coding sequence ATGATGCAGAAGTTTGAAAAAGTGTTTGACATGTCACAGCCGGTATTTCACAATTGTCCGGGATGGCCCACCTATGAGCTCACAGAGGTGACTTATGAGGCCATTAACCCAAAGGACGGCTTTACGGCAGAAGTCTTTAAGATGAACGCCCATACCGCCACCCACCTGGACGCGCCTTTCCATTTCTTCCCGGAAGGCAAGAAGATTGATGAAATGCCCATCGAGGGCTTCCAGGGCGAAGCGGTAATCATTGACCTCCGGGGCATTGCGCCGGATACAGGCATTACCAGCGAGCACCTGAAACCCTACGCGGATAAGATCAAAGAAGGGGATATTGTCCTCATGAACACGGGTTGGTGCAAGAAGAGAGCCATGACAAAGGAATACTATTACCAATGGCCTTACCTCACTGGTGAAGGCGCGGAATGGCTGCATGAAAAAGGTGTAAAGGGCGTTGGCATCGACGGCCTGAGCATTGGCGGATGGGGACCGGATAAGGGACCGCAGCCCCATGTGGTTCTGCTCTCAAAGGAAGTGTGGCTTTTAGAAGAGATCGACTTCCCCGATGAGGTGATGGCATACGAACGGGTTTACTTCTGCTGCTTCCCGCTCAAGCTTCAGGGCTTTGGCGGCGCACCGGCAAGAGCTGTCGCCATGGTGTAA